A single genomic interval of Psychroserpens sp. NJDZ02 harbors:
- a CDS encoding DASH family cryptochrome yields MQTKQDENTLIWFTNNLRIHDNSALKKAIKNSNQTIAVYCFDPRQFETSTFGFKKTENYRAQFLIETITDLRQQLNTLNIPLFVYTEKPEHCIPALIKNQAISNIYLQQEWTDEAVFILNEVKKNCPQTISFIESYDQFLFHPEDIPFNTETLPKVFTVFRKQLEKQSSVRPLTHIDSQSTDLKTIENDTKIPTLEDLGLGQISRHPNTAFPFKGGETEALKRLHSYFFETKKLGVYKKTRNGLIGTEFSSKFSPWLANGSLSAKQIYYEVNRFEKEHFKNESTYWLLFELLWRDYFKYVSLKHGNQIFKLGGLLNKNYDWSQDSTKIKQWIDGKTEEPFVNANMLELKKTGWMSNRGRQNVASYFAKTLQLDWRIGASYFESLLIDYDVHSNYGNWMYVAGVGNDPRDRKFNVKLQAERYDTNGKYQRLWLQDTLF; encoded by the coding sequence ATGCAGACAAAACAAGACGAAAATACCTTAATTTGGTTTACAAACAACTTAAGAATCCATGATAATAGTGCCCTAAAAAAGGCCATTAAAAATAGCAATCAGACTATAGCTGTCTATTGTTTTGATCCTCGACAATTTGAAACCTCAACTTTTGGGTTTAAAAAAACAGAAAATTATAGAGCTCAGTTTTTAATTGAAACTATTACCGATTTAAGACAGCAACTTAATACGCTTAACATTCCGTTGTTCGTTTACACGGAAAAACCAGAACATTGCATTCCTGCTCTAATTAAAAATCAAGCTATTTCTAACATTTACCTTCAGCAAGAATGGACTGACGAAGCGGTATTTATTTTAAATGAAGTTAAGAAAAACTGTCCACAAACAATTTCATTCATTGAAAGTTATGATCAGTTTCTATTTCACCCAGAAGATATTCCGTTTAATACAGAAACATTACCAAAAGTCTTTACCGTATTTAGAAAGCAATTAGAAAAACAAAGTTCAGTTAGACCTTTAACACATATTGACTCTCAGTCAACTGACTTAAAAACAATAGAAAACGACACTAAAATTCCAACTTTAGAAGACTTAGGATTAGGTCAGATTAGCAGACACCCAAATACCGCCTTCCCTTTTAAAGGAGGAGAAACAGAAGCTTTAAAAAGGTTACATTCTTATTTTTTTGAAACTAAAAAACTTGGTGTTTATAAAAAGACCAGAAACGGATTGATTGGTACGGAGTTTAGTTCTAAATTCTCTCCTTGGTTAGCTAACGGGAGTTTATCCGCTAAACAGATATATTATGAAGTCAACCGTTTTGAAAAAGAACACTTTAAAAATGAATCCACGTATTGGTTACTCTTTGAATTACTTTGGCGTGACTACTTTAAATACGTGTCGTTAAAGCACGGTAATCAAATTTTTAAATTAGGAGGCCTTTTAAATAAAAACTATGATTGGTCTCAAGACTCTACTAAAATTAAACAATGGATAGACGGAAAAACAGAAGAGCCTTTTGTAAATGCTAATATGCTTGAACTAAAAAAAACAGGCTGGATGAGTAATCGTGGACGCCAAAATGTCGCCAGTTATTTTGCAAAAACACTACAATTAGATTGGCGTATTGGTGCAAGCTATTTTGAAAGTCTACTTATAGATTATGATGTCCACAGTAACTATGGAAACTGGATGTATGTTGCAGGCGTTGGTAACGATCCAAGAGACAGAAAGTTTAATGTAAAACTGCAAGCAGAACGCTATGATACCAATGGAAAGTATCAACGTTTATGGTTACAAGACACGCTATTTTAA